One Hevea brasiliensis isolate MT/VB/25A 57/8 chromosome 5, ASM3005281v1, whole genome shotgun sequence genomic region harbors:
- the LOC110649961 gene encoding synaptotagmin-3 isoform X1 — protein MGIVSTLLGIIGFGIGIPIGLLLGFFVFIYFEPEDAKDPVIRQLHELDANSLLDILPEIPTWVKHPDFDRIDWLNKFVSDMWPYIDKAVSGLIRSMVNPIFAEYAGKYMKSIDFKSFSLGTLPPTIHGIKVHETSEKELVIEPAVRWVGNPNITLVLKFLSLPITIQLLDVQVFAVPRITLRPLVPTFPCFSSLVVSLLEKPRVDFGLKLLGADVMAIPGLYQFVQEHIGRQIASLYLWPQTHDIQILDGSVGAMKKPVGILHVKVIRAVRLLKMDLLGTSDPYVQLSLSGERLPAKKTSIKMKNLSPEWNEYFKLVVKDPEFQVLQLHVYDWEKVGTHDKLGMQVVPLRLLTPYETKRFTLDLVKNPNPNDPQNKKHRGKLVVEMAFNPFKEDSEKFSGPLDCNVRKGSGVGRIPEDTLVHRGGLLLVTVEGAEDVEGKHHNNPYAMVIFRGEQKQTKLIRRTRDPRWNEEFQFVLEEAPLKEKIRIDVMSKGTGFSFRNKETLGYVNINLVDVVYNGRINQKYHLINSKNGVLSVDIRWKAL, from the exons ATGGGAATTGTGAGTACTTTATTGGGAATCATTGGATTTGGAATAGGAATCCCAATCGGCCTTTTACTGGGTTTCTTTGTATTCATTTACTTTGAGCCTGAAGATGCAAAG GATCCTGTAATCAGGCAGCTCCATGAGTTGGATGCTAACTCTTTACTTGATATTTTGCCCGAGATTCCTACGTGGGTGAAGCATCCTGATTTTGATAGA ATTGACTGGTTGAACAAGTTTGTATCAGATATGTGGCCTTACATTGACAAG GCAGTATCCGGTTTAATAAGGAGCATGGTGAATCCAATATTCGCGGAGTACGCTGGAAAGTATATGAAGTCTATAGATTTTAAGAGCTTCAGCCTTGGAACTCTTCCTCCTACTATACATG GTATTAAAGTGCACGAAACAAGTGAAAAAGAACTAGTAATTGAGCCTGCAGTTCGATGGGTTGGAAATCCTAACATAACTCTGGTGCTGAAATTCTTATCTCTACCGATTACAATACAG CTGTTGGATGTTCAAGTATTTGCAGTACCTCGGATCACATTAAGACCTCTTGTGCCTACTTTCCCTTGTTTCAGCAGCTTGGTGGTTTCTTTGCTAGAAAAG CCACGTGTAGACTTTGGACTGAAACTGCTTGGAGCTGATGTAATGGCAATCCCTGGTTTGTATCAATTTGTTCAG GAACATATAGGACGACAAATTGCTAGTCTTTATCTCTGGCCTCAAACCCATGACATACAGATTCTGGATGGTTCAGT AGGGGCTATGAAGAAGCCTGTAGGCATTCTGCATGTGAAGGTCATACGGGCAGTTAGACTGTTGAAGATGGATCTGTTGGGAACATCTGATCCTTATGTTCAACTCAGCCTGTCTGGAGAGAGGCTTCCAGCAAAGAAAACTTCTATTAAGATGAAGAACCTTAGCCCTGAGTGGAACGAGTACTTCAAGCTTGTTGTCAAGGATCCTGAGTTTCAAGTCCTTCAATTACATGTTTACGACTGGGAAAAG GTTGGTACCCATGATAAGCTGGGGATGCAAGTAGTTCCACTCAGATTGCTCACTCCATATGAAACCAAAAGATTTACGCTGGATTTAGTCAAAAACCCAAATCCTAATGATCCTCAGAATAAAAAACACAGAGGCAAACTTGTCGTGGAGATGGCATTTAATCCTTTCAAGGAAGATAGtgagaaatttagtggacctttAGATTGCAATGTGAGGAAGGGAAGTGGAGTTGGAAGGATACCTGAAGACACGTTGGTACATAGAGGTGGTTTGCTTTTAGTTACAGTTGAGGGAGCAGAGGATGTTGAGGGAAAGCATCATAACAACCCCTATGCAATGGTTATATTCAGGGGAGAGCAGAAGCAAACCAAG TTGATTAGGAGAACAAGAGATCCAAGATGGAATGAAGAATTCCAGTTTGTGCTGGAAGAGGCTCCCCTGAAAGAGAAGATCCGTATAGATGTCATGAGCAAGGGAACAGGCTTCAGCTTCAGAAACAAG GAAACGCTGGGGTATGTGAATATTAACCTTGTGGATGTGGTGTACAATGGGCGAATCAATCAGAAGTATCAtctaataaattccaaaaatggaGTTTTAAGTGTTGATATTAGATGGAAGGCTCTCTGA
- the LOC110649961 gene encoding synaptotagmin-3 isoform X2 encodes MWPYIDKAVSGLIRSMVNPIFAEYAGKYMKSIDFKSFSLGTLPPTIHGIKVHETSEKELVIEPAVRWVGNPNITLVLKFLSLPITIQLLDVQVFAVPRITLRPLVPTFPCFSSLVVSLLEKPRVDFGLKLLGADVMAIPGLYQFVQEHIGRQIASLYLWPQTHDIQILDGSVGAMKKPVGILHVKVIRAVRLLKMDLLGTSDPYVQLSLSGERLPAKKTSIKMKNLSPEWNEYFKLVVKDPEFQVLQLHVYDWEKVGTHDKLGMQVVPLRLLTPYETKRFTLDLVKNPNPNDPQNKKHRGKLVVEMAFNPFKEDSEKFSGPLDCNVRKGSGVGRIPEDTLVHRGGLLLVTVEGAEDVEGKHHNNPYAMVIFRGEQKQTKLIRRTRDPRWNEEFQFVLEEAPLKEKIRIDVMSKGTGFSFRNKETLGYVNINLVDVVYNGRINQKYHLINSKNGVLSVDIRWKAL; translated from the exons ATGTGGCCTTACATTGACAAG GCAGTATCCGGTTTAATAAGGAGCATGGTGAATCCAATATTCGCGGAGTACGCTGGAAAGTATATGAAGTCTATAGATTTTAAGAGCTTCAGCCTTGGAACTCTTCCTCCTACTATACATG GTATTAAAGTGCACGAAACAAGTGAAAAAGAACTAGTAATTGAGCCTGCAGTTCGATGGGTTGGAAATCCTAACATAACTCTGGTGCTGAAATTCTTATCTCTACCGATTACAATACAG CTGTTGGATGTTCAAGTATTTGCAGTACCTCGGATCACATTAAGACCTCTTGTGCCTACTTTCCCTTGTTTCAGCAGCTTGGTGGTTTCTTTGCTAGAAAAG CCACGTGTAGACTTTGGACTGAAACTGCTTGGAGCTGATGTAATGGCAATCCCTGGTTTGTATCAATTTGTTCAG GAACATATAGGACGACAAATTGCTAGTCTTTATCTCTGGCCTCAAACCCATGACATACAGATTCTGGATGGTTCAGT AGGGGCTATGAAGAAGCCTGTAGGCATTCTGCATGTGAAGGTCATACGGGCAGTTAGACTGTTGAAGATGGATCTGTTGGGAACATCTGATCCTTATGTTCAACTCAGCCTGTCTGGAGAGAGGCTTCCAGCAAAGAAAACTTCTATTAAGATGAAGAACCTTAGCCCTGAGTGGAACGAGTACTTCAAGCTTGTTGTCAAGGATCCTGAGTTTCAAGTCCTTCAATTACATGTTTACGACTGGGAAAAG GTTGGTACCCATGATAAGCTGGGGATGCAAGTAGTTCCACTCAGATTGCTCACTCCATATGAAACCAAAAGATTTACGCTGGATTTAGTCAAAAACCCAAATCCTAATGATCCTCAGAATAAAAAACACAGAGGCAAACTTGTCGTGGAGATGGCATTTAATCCTTTCAAGGAAGATAGtgagaaatttagtggacctttAGATTGCAATGTGAGGAAGGGAAGTGGAGTTGGAAGGATACCTGAAGACACGTTGGTACATAGAGGTGGTTTGCTTTTAGTTACAGTTGAGGGAGCAGAGGATGTTGAGGGAAAGCATCATAACAACCCCTATGCAATGGTTATATTCAGGGGAGAGCAGAAGCAAACCAAG TTGATTAGGAGAACAAGAGATCCAAGATGGAATGAAGAATTCCAGTTTGTGCTGGAAGAGGCTCCCCTGAAAGAGAAGATCCGTATAGATGTCATGAGCAAGGGAACAGGCTTCAGCTTCAGAAACAAG GAAACGCTGGGGTATGTGAATATTAACCTTGTGGATGTGGTGTACAATGGGCGAATCAATCAGAAGTATCAtctaataaattccaaaaatggaGTTTTAAGTGTTGATATTAGATGGAAGGCTCTCTGA
- the LOC110649961 gene encoding synaptotagmin-3 isoform X3 — protein MVNPIFAEYAGKYMKSIDFKSFSLGTLPPTIHGIKVHETSEKELVIEPAVRWVGNPNITLVLKFLSLPITIQLLDVQVFAVPRITLRPLVPTFPCFSSLVVSLLEKPRVDFGLKLLGADVMAIPGLYQFVQEHIGRQIASLYLWPQTHDIQILDGSVGAMKKPVGILHVKVIRAVRLLKMDLLGTSDPYVQLSLSGERLPAKKTSIKMKNLSPEWNEYFKLVVKDPEFQVLQLHVYDWEKVGTHDKLGMQVVPLRLLTPYETKRFTLDLVKNPNPNDPQNKKHRGKLVVEMAFNPFKEDSEKFSGPLDCNVRKGSGVGRIPEDTLVHRGGLLLVTVEGAEDVEGKHHNNPYAMVIFRGEQKQTKLIRRTRDPRWNEEFQFVLEEAPLKEKIRIDVMSKGTGFSFRNKETLGYVNINLVDVVYNGRINQKYHLINSKNGVLSVDIRWKAL, from the exons ATGGTGAATCCAATATTCGCGGAGTACGCTGGAAAGTATATGAAGTCTATAGATTTTAAGAGCTTCAGCCTTGGAACTCTTCCTCCTACTATACATG GTATTAAAGTGCACGAAACAAGTGAAAAAGAACTAGTAATTGAGCCTGCAGTTCGATGGGTTGGAAATCCTAACATAACTCTGGTGCTGAAATTCTTATCTCTACCGATTACAATACAG CTGTTGGATGTTCAAGTATTTGCAGTACCTCGGATCACATTAAGACCTCTTGTGCCTACTTTCCCTTGTTTCAGCAGCTTGGTGGTTTCTTTGCTAGAAAAG CCACGTGTAGACTTTGGACTGAAACTGCTTGGAGCTGATGTAATGGCAATCCCTGGTTTGTATCAATTTGTTCAG GAACATATAGGACGACAAATTGCTAGTCTTTATCTCTGGCCTCAAACCCATGACATACAGATTCTGGATGGTTCAGT AGGGGCTATGAAGAAGCCTGTAGGCATTCTGCATGTGAAGGTCATACGGGCAGTTAGACTGTTGAAGATGGATCTGTTGGGAACATCTGATCCTTATGTTCAACTCAGCCTGTCTGGAGAGAGGCTTCCAGCAAAGAAAACTTCTATTAAGATGAAGAACCTTAGCCCTGAGTGGAACGAGTACTTCAAGCTTGTTGTCAAGGATCCTGAGTTTCAAGTCCTTCAATTACATGTTTACGACTGGGAAAAG GTTGGTACCCATGATAAGCTGGGGATGCAAGTAGTTCCACTCAGATTGCTCACTCCATATGAAACCAAAAGATTTACGCTGGATTTAGTCAAAAACCCAAATCCTAATGATCCTCAGAATAAAAAACACAGAGGCAAACTTGTCGTGGAGATGGCATTTAATCCTTTCAAGGAAGATAGtgagaaatttagtggacctttAGATTGCAATGTGAGGAAGGGAAGTGGAGTTGGAAGGATACCTGAAGACACGTTGGTACATAGAGGTGGTTTGCTTTTAGTTACAGTTGAGGGAGCAGAGGATGTTGAGGGAAAGCATCATAACAACCCCTATGCAATGGTTATATTCAGGGGAGAGCAGAAGCAAACCAAG TTGATTAGGAGAACAAGAGATCCAAGATGGAATGAAGAATTCCAGTTTGTGCTGGAAGAGGCTCCCCTGAAAGAGAAGATCCGTATAGATGTCATGAGCAAGGGAACAGGCTTCAGCTTCAGAAACAAG GAAACGCTGGGGTATGTGAATATTAACCTTGTGGATGTGGTGTACAATGGGCGAATCAATCAGAAGTATCAtctaataaattccaaaaatggaGTTTTAAGTGTTGATATTAGATGGAAGGCTCTCTGA
- the LOC131179987 gene encoding pentatricopeptide repeat-containing protein At2g37230-like, which translates to MINGYYRFRKMEEAEKLFVEMKGMNVALTVISYTTVTNNSIFLSLLSSQCRAGDLRAAEDVQKAMIRLSIPTEAGHYGVLIENFCKVEEYDRAMKFLDKLVEKEIILRPQSTLEMESNAYNRICAVMGKQESGNLFPALDEKGRSGFECV; encoded by the coding sequence ATGATCAATGGATATTATAGATTTAGAAAGATGGAGGAGGCAGAGAAGTTGTTTGTGGAGATGAAGGGAATGAATGTAGCTCTTACAGTTATTAGTTATACGACTGTAACTAATAATTCCATATTTTTGAGTTTGTTATCTAGCCAGTGCAGGGCTGGAGATTTGAGAGCTGCTGAGGATGTGCAAAAGGCAATGATACGATTGAGTATACCAACAGAGGCTGGCCATTATGGTGTTTTGATAGAAAATTTCTGTAAGGTTGAGGAGTATGATCGGGCAATGAAGTTTTTGGATAAGCTTGTTGAGAAGGAAATTATTTTGAGGCCACAGAGTACTTTGGAAATGGAGTCCAATGCTTATAATCGTATCTGTGCAGTAATGGGTAAACAGGAAAGCGGAAATCTTTTTCCGGCCCTTGATGAAAAAGGGCGTTCAGGATTCGAATgcgtttaa
- the LOC110649942 gene encoding 29 kDa ribonucleoprotein A, chloroplastic, with translation MSTAAASSLVLPSLHPKTLFLCNLNKPTSLFFVSPSSSSLRLHAKGTISITDSLFHSFGALRLPFSSRFVPNVAVSSEFGQEEEVSSDGDEPTFSPDLKLFVGNLPFSVDSAQLAGLFESAGNVEMVEVIYDKVTGRSRGFGFVTMSSTEEAEAAAQQFNGYELEGRSLRVNSGPPPQKEPSFSRGPRGGEAFDSANRLYVGNLSWNVDNLALETFFSEQGRVLDAKVVYDRESGRSRGFGFVTYSSAEEVENAIESLNGVEFDGRPIRVSVAEARPRRQF, from the exons ATGTCTACAGCTGCGGCCTCTTCTCTagttctcccttctcttcatcctAAAACCCTGTTCCTTTGCAACCTCAACAAACCCACTTCTCTCTTTTTTGTCTCTCCCTCTTCCTCTTCTCTCAGGCTCCATGCCAAGGGCACCATTTCAATTACCGATTCACTTTTCCACTCTTTTGGAGCTCTCCGACTGCCCTTTTCCTCTCGCTTTGTTCCCAACGTCGCAGTTTCTTCTGAGTTCGGACAAGAAGAGGAGGTCTCGAGCGACGGAGATGAGCCCACTTTCTCTCCCGACCTCAAATTGTTTGTGGGTAATCTTCCCTTTAGCGTTGACAGTGCCCAGCTAGCTGGTTTGTTTGAAAGTGCTGGAAATGTCGAGATGGTTGAG GTAATATATGACAAAGTAACTGGGAGAAGCAGAGGATTTGGTTTTGTGACCATGTCATCTACAGAGGAAGCTGAAGCAGCTGCTCAGCAGTTCAATGGCTAT GAACTTGAGGGTAGGTCGTTGAGGGTGAATTCTGGACCCCCACCCCAGAAGGAACCTTCTTTTTCTAGAGGCCCACGAGGTGGTGAAGCTTTTGATTCAGCCAACCGGTTGTATGTTGGCAACCTTTCTTGGAATGTTGATAACTTGGCACTTGAGACCTTTTTCAGTGAGCAAGGGAGGGTTTTGGATGCTAAGGTGGTCTATGACAGAGAGAGCGGTAGATCAAGGGGCTTTGGTTTTGTTACTTATAGTTCTGCTGAAGAGGTTGAAAATGCCATTGAGTCCCTGAATGGTGTT GAATTTGATGGCAGACCAATTCGGGTCTCTGTTGCAGAAGCTAGACCAAGGCGTCAATTTTGA
- the LOC110649926 gene encoding protein CNGC15b isoform X1, which translates to MADQLIQGTALIIEYCIWLLVYRALFQDVEVEKIKLPRKVIATETSNEVEKVSVGKSFPRKVLSRVFSEDYEYDAVEKTILDPRGPVIDKWNKIFFAACLTSLFVDPLFFLLPQVENNCIHVSTNLEVAFTVIRSLADVVYIFHIFVRFRMAYVAPSSRVIGRGELVVDPAKIASRYLDRDFWFDMLAAQPIPQVLTWAVMPSLRGSSMVHTRIVIRTCIIIQYLLRLYLIFPLSSQINKATGVVLETAWAGAAYNLVLYMLASHVLGCLWYLLAIERQEHCWRKVCSLEQGECNYSFIDCSFVDDPGRVSWLISSNVSNLCDPSSGFFEFGIYGDALASQVTSSSFFKKFFYCLWWAFRNLNSLGQGLSTSTYIGEINYAMIVGIVSLMLFGLLIGNMQRYLQSSSARLEQWRTFKTDAERWMRHRQLPHEMKESVRRYNQHRWCATGGVDEEAILKSLPMDLRRIIKRHLCLDLVRKVQLFNMMDEQMLDAICERLKPCLYDQGTCLVRESDPVNEMIFIIRGRLNSYTTNGGRADFFNSCVIAPGDFCGEELLTWALDPRSNSNITLPLSTRTVIAITDVEAFALIAEDLKFVAYQFRRLNSKQLRHVFRFHSLQWRTWAACFIQAAWFRYKRRKEEAELNRIKTSMSGGKKERTCSSSLLQVATNFTIYASKLAASTRRGGPKPEEPDFTDEK; encoded by the exons ATGGCAGATCAACTCATACAGGGCACAGCACTGATTATTGAGTACTGTATATGGCTTCTGGTGTATCGAGCGCT CTTTCAAGATGTTGAAGTGGAAAAGATTAAACTACCCAGAAAAGTCATTGCAACCGAAACCTCAAATGAGGTTGAGAAGGTTTCAGTAGGCAAAAGTTTTCCCAGGAAAGTGCTTTCCAGAGTGTTTTCAGAAGATTATGAATATGATGCAGTGGAGAAGACAATACTGGATCCTCGAGGACCTGTCATAGACAAATGGAACAAAATTTTCTTTGCAGCTTGCTTAACTTCATTATTTGTGGACCctcttttctttttgctgcctcaagtTGAGAACAATTGCATTCATGTGTCTACCAATCTTGAAGTAGCTTTTACAGTCATCAGGTCCTTAGCTGATGTAGTTTACATTTTCCACATTTTTGTTCGGTTTCGAATGGCTTATGTTGCTCCTTCCTCTCGGGTAATTGGAAGAGGAGAGCTGGTTGTAGATCCTGCAAAGATTGCTTCAAGATACCTTGACAGGGATTTTTGGTTTGACATGTTGGCTGCTCAACCTATTCCCCAG GTGCTGACTTGGGCTGTGATGCCTAGTTTAAGAGGTTCATCAATGGTGCATACAAGAATTGTCATTCGAACCTGTATCATAATTCAGTATCTTCTAAGGCTATATCTCATTTTCCCTCTTTCATCTCAAATCAACAAGGCCACTGGTGTTGTCCTGGAAACTGCTTGGGCTGGGGCAGCTTATAATCTGGTGCTCTATATGCTGGCAAGCCAT GTCTTGGGATGCTTGTGGTACCTCTTAGCAATTGAACGGCAGGAACACTGTTGGAGAAAAGTTTGTAGTCTGGAACAAGGAGAATGCAATTATTCATTTATAGACTGCAGTTTTGTGGATGACCCTGGCAGAGTGTCCTGGTTAATATCAAGCAATGTCTCAAACCTATGTGATCCAAGTAGTGGATTCTTTGAGTTTGGCATCTATGGCGATGCATTGGCTTCTCAAGTTACATCCTCAAGCTTCTTCAAGAAATTCTTCTACTGCCTTTGGTGGGCGTTTCGGAATTTGAA CTCTCTGGGACAGGGACTCTCCACAAGCACTTACATTGGAGAAATAAATTATGCCATGATTGTGGGAATTGTTTCCTTGATGCTTTTTGGTCTGCTTATTGGAAATATGCAA AGATATCTCCAGTCCAGCAGTGCACGACTGGAACAATGGAGGACCTTCAAGACTGATGCAGAGAGATGGATGCGTCACAGGCAGCTGCCTCATGAAATGAAGGAGAGCGTTCGAAGATATAATCAACACAGATGGTGTGCAACTGGAGGAGTTGATGAAGAGGCTATACTGAAAAGCCTTCCCATGGATCTCAGACGCATCATCAAGCGACACCTCTGCCTCGATTTAGTTCGGAAA GTACAGCTCTTTAATATGATGGATGAGCAGATGCTTGATGCAATATGTGAAAGGCTGAAACCTTGTCTATATGATCAAGGAACTTGCCTGGTTCGTGAAAGTGATCCTGTCAATGAGATGATTTTCATTATCAGAGGTCGCCTAAACTCTTACACCACCAATGGTGGGCGTGCCGATTTCTTCAATTCATGCGTTATTGCTCCTGGTGACTTCTGTGGGGAGGAATTGTTAACCTGGGCATTAGACCCTCGTTCAAATTCGAACATTACCCTCCCTTTGTCTACACGAACAGTTATTGCCATTACTGATGTTGAAGCTTTCGCGTTAATTGCTGAGGACTTGAAGTTTGTAGCATATCAATTCCGTAGGCTGAACAGCAAACAACTGAGGCATGTATTCAGGTTTCACTCTCTGCAGTGGAGGACATGGGCTGCTTGCTTCATACAAGCAGCATGGTTTCGGTATAAAAGAAGGAAGGAGGAAGCTGAGTTGAATAGGATTAAGACAAGTATGAGTGGAGGGAAAAAGGAGCGGACATGTTCATCATCCTTGCTTCAAGTGGCTACTAACTTCACTATTTATGCATCAAAATTGGCTGCAAGCACTAGGAGGGGTGGACCAAAGCCAGAAGAACCTGATTTTACGGATGaaaaataa
- the LOC110649926 gene encoding protein CNGC15b isoform X2 has translation MASGVSSAVSFQDVEVEKIKLPRKVIATETSNEVEKVSVGKSFPRKVLSRVFSEDYEYDAVEKTILDPRGPVIDKWNKIFFAACLTSLFVDPLFFLLPQVENNCIHVSTNLEVAFTVIRSLADVVYIFHIFVRFRMAYVAPSSRVIGRGELVVDPAKIASRYLDRDFWFDMLAAQPIPQVLTWAVMPSLRGSSMVHTRIVIRTCIIIQYLLRLYLIFPLSSQINKATGVVLETAWAGAAYNLVLYMLASHVLGCLWYLLAIERQEHCWRKVCSLEQGECNYSFIDCSFVDDPGRVSWLISSNVSNLCDPSSGFFEFGIYGDALASQVTSSSFFKKFFYCLWWAFRNLNSLGQGLSTSTYIGEINYAMIVGIVSLMLFGLLIGNMQRYLQSSSARLEQWRTFKTDAERWMRHRQLPHEMKESVRRYNQHRWCATGGVDEEAILKSLPMDLRRIIKRHLCLDLVRKVQLFNMMDEQMLDAICERLKPCLYDQGTCLVRESDPVNEMIFIIRGRLNSYTTNGGRADFFNSCVIAPGDFCGEELLTWALDPRSNSNITLPLSTRTVIAITDVEAFALIAEDLKFVAYQFRRLNSKQLRHVFRFHSLQWRTWAACFIQAAWFRYKRRKEEAELNRIKTSMSGGKKERTCSSSLLQVATNFTIYASKLAASTRRGGPKPEEPDFTDEK, from the exons ATGGCTTCTGGTGTATCGAGCGCTGTAAG CTTTCAAGATGTTGAAGTGGAAAAGATTAAACTACCCAGAAAAGTCATTGCAACCGAAACCTCAAATGAGGTTGAGAAGGTTTCAGTAGGCAAAAGTTTTCCCAGGAAAGTGCTTTCCAGAGTGTTTTCAGAAGATTATGAATATGATGCAGTGGAGAAGACAATACTGGATCCTCGAGGACCTGTCATAGACAAATGGAACAAAATTTTCTTTGCAGCTTGCTTAACTTCATTATTTGTGGACCctcttttctttttgctgcctcaagtTGAGAACAATTGCATTCATGTGTCTACCAATCTTGAAGTAGCTTTTACAGTCATCAGGTCCTTAGCTGATGTAGTTTACATTTTCCACATTTTTGTTCGGTTTCGAATGGCTTATGTTGCTCCTTCCTCTCGGGTAATTGGAAGAGGAGAGCTGGTTGTAGATCCTGCAAAGATTGCTTCAAGATACCTTGACAGGGATTTTTGGTTTGACATGTTGGCTGCTCAACCTATTCCCCAG GTGCTGACTTGGGCTGTGATGCCTAGTTTAAGAGGTTCATCAATGGTGCATACAAGAATTGTCATTCGAACCTGTATCATAATTCAGTATCTTCTAAGGCTATATCTCATTTTCCCTCTTTCATCTCAAATCAACAAGGCCACTGGTGTTGTCCTGGAAACTGCTTGGGCTGGGGCAGCTTATAATCTGGTGCTCTATATGCTGGCAAGCCAT GTCTTGGGATGCTTGTGGTACCTCTTAGCAATTGAACGGCAGGAACACTGTTGGAGAAAAGTTTGTAGTCTGGAACAAGGAGAATGCAATTATTCATTTATAGACTGCAGTTTTGTGGATGACCCTGGCAGAGTGTCCTGGTTAATATCAAGCAATGTCTCAAACCTATGTGATCCAAGTAGTGGATTCTTTGAGTTTGGCATCTATGGCGATGCATTGGCTTCTCAAGTTACATCCTCAAGCTTCTTCAAGAAATTCTTCTACTGCCTTTGGTGGGCGTTTCGGAATTTGAA CTCTCTGGGACAGGGACTCTCCACAAGCACTTACATTGGAGAAATAAATTATGCCATGATTGTGGGAATTGTTTCCTTGATGCTTTTTGGTCTGCTTATTGGAAATATGCAA AGATATCTCCAGTCCAGCAGTGCACGACTGGAACAATGGAGGACCTTCAAGACTGATGCAGAGAGATGGATGCGTCACAGGCAGCTGCCTCATGAAATGAAGGAGAGCGTTCGAAGATATAATCAACACAGATGGTGTGCAACTGGAGGAGTTGATGAAGAGGCTATACTGAAAAGCCTTCCCATGGATCTCAGACGCATCATCAAGCGACACCTCTGCCTCGATTTAGTTCGGAAA GTACAGCTCTTTAATATGATGGATGAGCAGATGCTTGATGCAATATGTGAAAGGCTGAAACCTTGTCTATATGATCAAGGAACTTGCCTGGTTCGTGAAAGTGATCCTGTCAATGAGATGATTTTCATTATCAGAGGTCGCCTAAACTCTTACACCACCAATGGTGGGCGTGCCGATTTCTTCAATTCATGCGTTATTGCTCCTGGTGACTTCTGTGGGGAGGAATTGTTAACCTGGGCATTAGACCCTCGTTCAAATTCGAACATTACCCTCCCTTTGTCTACACGAACAGTTATTGCCATTACTGATGTTGAAGCTTTCGCGTTAATTGCTGAGGACTTGAAGTTTGTAGCATATCAATTCCGTAGGCTGAACAGCAAACAACTGAGGCATGTATTCAGGTTTCACTCTCTGCAGTGGAGGACATGGGCTGCTTGCTTCATACAAGCAGCATGGTTTCGGTATAAAAGAAGGAAGGAGGAAGCTGAGTTGAATAGGATTAAGACAAGTATGAGTGGAGGGAAAAAGGAGCGGACATGTTCATCATCCTTGCTTCAAGTGGCTACTAACTTCACTATTTATGCATCAAAATTGGCTGCAAGCACTAGGAGGGGTGGACCAAAGCCAGAAGAACCTGATTTTACGGATGaaaaataa